A part of Corynebacterium mustelae genomic DNA contains:
- a CDS encoding MFS transporter: MTQSVLTTQAPTGEELLAHSQRTDKKTVIAWALWDMGSAAFNAVLITFVFSVYLTDSVGTTIDSSFSPTTWLGFAIGVGGVLIALIAPVVGQRSDARGTRRRSVRRWTVITFLIMLALFFIRNDDPMYFWIGISLLALGSVTYELAEVSYFAMLNQVSTEENVGRVSGFGWALGYFGGIFLLLICYFGMINNNGGLLGLSTEGGFNIRLTAVLAAIWFLLFALPTMFRVPEVLPNPAIKTGGVVDSYKELIRTLVVLWKKDRSAVFFLISSAIFRDGLAGVFTFGAVLAVSVYGLSAGDVLIFGVAANLISALGAVICGYLDDLIGPKPVILGALTAMVIDCLILYFVEGPTNFWIFGLILTLFVGPAQSSSRTYLSRMAPAGHEGQMFGLYATTGRAVSWMAPIAFSIFAILFGGDRAGIFGIALILLAGATVLVFVRQPHKVDTTMV; the protein is encoded by the coding sequence ATGACTCAATCTGTGCTGACAACACAAGCTCCCACTGGTGAAGAGTTGCTCGCCCACAGCCAACGTACTGACAAGAAAACTGTCATCGCGTGGGCATTGTGGGATATGGGCTCAGCCGCATTCAACGCAGTACTCATCACCTTTGTGTTCTCCGTTTACCTGACGGATTCAGTCGGCACCACCATCGACTCCTCATTCTCCCCCACCACCTGGCTCGGCTTCGCCATCGGTGTGGGCGGGGTACTTATCGCACTGATTGCTCCCGTGGTCGGCCAGCGCTCCGATGCCCGCGGCACTCGGCGCCGAAGCGTCCGCCGCTGGACAGTCATCACGTTCCTGATCATGCTGGCGTTGTTTTTCATACGCAACGACGACCCCATGTACTTCTGGATCGGTATCAGTCTCCTCGCATTAGGCTCCGTCACCTACGAGCTCGCAGAAGTCAGCTACTTCGCCATGCTCAATCAAGTATCCACAGAAGAAAACGTCGGTCGAGTCAGCGGCTTCGGTTGGGCACTTGGCTACTTCGGCGGAATCTTCCTGCTCTTAATCTGCTATTTCGGCATGATAAACAACAACGGCGGACTATTAGGCCTAAGCACAGAAGGCGGATTCAACATCCGACTCACCGCAGTCCTTGCCGCTATATGGTTCCTCCTCTTCGCTCTACCCACCATGTTCCGTGTCCCGGAAGTTCTCCCCAACCCTGCCATTAAAACCGGCGGCGTGGTTGACTCCTACAAAGAATTGATACGCACCCTCGTCGTTCTGTGGAAAAAGGACCGCTCCGCCGTATTCTTCCTCATTTCCTCCGCGATCTTCCGCGACGGACTGGCAGGCGTATTCACATTCGGCGCCGTCCTCGCCGTCAGCGTGTACGGGCTCAGCGCAGGTGACGTCCTCATTTTCGGCGTCGCTGCCAACCTCATCTCCGCACTAGGCGCGGTGATCTGCGGCTACCTGGATGACCTTATTGGCCCGAAACCCGTCATCCTCGGCGCCCTCACCGCCATGGTAATCGACTGCCTCATCCTGTACTTCGTGGAAGGCCCCACCAATTTCTGGATCTTCGGCCTCATCCTGACCCTCTTCGTCGGGCCAGCCCAGTCATCATCCCGCACTTACCTCTCCCGCATGGCACCAGCAGGCCACGAAGGACAAATGTTCGGCCTGTACGCCACCACCGGCCGTGCCGTTAGTTGGATGGCCCCCATCGCATTTTCTATCTTCGCCATCCTATTCGGTGGCGACCGCGCTGGAATTTTCGGCATCGCCCTGATCTTGCTTGCCGGCGCCACCGTTTTGGTTTTCGTCCGCCAGCCCCACAAAGTAGACACCACAATGGTTTAA
- the thrE gene encoding threonine/serine exporter ThrE translates to MKLFRRRTTNPATATIDVAAAPPLSPLAPLDLNDHSEIAAVLDVAGHIGEILICAGSTNSDAAEHVKAITESFGLWDCHVDLTHSRIRLFARVDNNPRDPINVIRVIPAQAQDFKKLRQVDSLIRDIHTGHASLADAQRRLSDISNAKASISLTGVITAWACMGGAVSMLIGGDLAVSLLSMLAAAAIIALGALLGRLRLPIFFQNVAGGIFAAVLAALAYHIGTDYGLILRPSMVIGTSIIAMLAGLTLVQAIQNGVTFAPVTGNARFFDTIIITCGIVAGVGIGIELSNALNMPLPPMETVAVPNFASNSIRVLGGALASAAFARACYAEWPSVAVSGLTALAGSSLYYFALQPTVLDGVSAIAVTAVFIGLLGGLLARRFHIPPLIVTIAGVTPLLPGLAIYRGMYGVLHDQVLVGFANLTLALATATALSAGVVFGEWIARKLRRPCGLASYKQLARIMGSSSGFFN, encoded by the coding sequence ATGAAGCTGTTTCGGCGCCGCACCACCAACCCAGCAACCGCCACCATCGACGTGGCGGCCGCCCCGCCACTCAGCCCCCTCGCCCCACTCGACCTCAACGACCACAGCGAAATCGCCGCCGTTTTAGACGTTGCCGGGCACATCGGCGAAATACTCATTTGCGCCGGTTCCACCAATTCCGATGCCGCCGAACACGTCAAAGCCATCACCGAATCCTTCGGCCTCTGGGACTGTCACGTTGATCTCACCCACAGCCGCATTCGACTATTTGCCCGAGTAGACAATAACCCGCGCGACCCCATCAACGTCATCCGGGTCATCCCCGCCCAGGCCCAAGACTTCAAAAAACTCCGTCAAGTCGACTCGCTGATCCGCGACATCCACACCGGACACGCCTCACTTGCCGACGCCCAACGGCGCCTTTCAGACATCAGCAACGCCAAAGCGTCGATAAGCTTAACCGGGGTCATTACCGCCTGGGCCTGCATGGGTGGTGCAGTATCCATGCTCATCGGTGGCGACCTCGCAGTATCACTACTATCCATGCTGGCCGCCGCAGCGATCATCGCACTCGGCGCACTCCTGGGACGGCTTCGGCTACCAATATTTTTCCAAAACGTGGCCGGGGGCATCTTCGCGGCGGTTCTCGCCGCGCTGGCCTATCACATAGGCACTGACTACGGACTGATCCTGCGCCCCAGCATGGTCATCGGCACATCCATCATCGCGATGTTGGCCGGACTCACACTCGTACAAGCCATCCAAAACGGGGTCACCTTCGCACCCGTGACTGGCAATGCCCGATTCTTCGACACGATCATCATCACCTGCGGAATCGTGGCCGGGGTAGGTATCGGCATCGAACTATCCAACGCACTAAATATGCCACTGCCGCCCATGGAAACTGTCGCCGTCCCCAACTTCGCCTCCAATTCCATCCGTGTACTCGGCGGGGCACTTGCCTCGGCTGCATTTGCCCGCGCCTGCTACGCCGAATGGCCCTCCGTTGCAGTCTCAGGGCTTACCGCACTCGCAGGTTCCAGCCTGTATTACTTTGCGCTGCAACCAACCGTGCTTGATGGAGTTTCCGCGATAGCCGTCACCGCCGTTTTCATCGGCCTGCTCGGTGGCCTGTTGGCGCGCCGGTTCCATATCCCACCGCTGATCGTCACCATCGCTGGGGTCACCCCGCTTCTTCCCGGACTGGCAATCTACCGGGGCATGTATGGTGTGCTACACGACCAAGTATTGGTGGGTTTTGCCAATCTCACCCTAGCTCTCGCCACCGCGACTGCCCTTTCGGCTGGTGTGGTCTTTGGCGAATGGATCGCCCGAAAACTTCGCCGCCCCTGCGGCCTGGCCAGCTACAAACAACTCGCCCGCATCATGGGAAGCTCCTCTGGATTCTTCAACTAG